The following are encoded together in the Humulus lupulus chromosome 5, drHumLupu1.1, whole genome shotgun sequence genome:
- the LOC133778888 gene encoding uncharacterized protein LOC133778888 has translation MSPYLSMKWDKSLVEKADLDVTKPSELKFSPSSFSWSTVSVAKVGDRRGLKGDEWFAGAAQSLGAGAILVNPWNITEVANAIGQALDMEPEKREKRHNHNCLHVTTNTAQEWAETFVRCFSRNSIEDSWRFLCKLLVQAVVAEGVQLGLEGVDLKVFRFEKVMEMFREGGSTSRPPMLEGANYPYWKTKMRAFLKAVDERVWMVVEDGWKCPTIVENEVAKPKQMSLWTAEEIERANFNSKAMHALFNAVSPNQLKVIANCEIAKEAWEKLRIKNEGTDAVKKSRLRALAKSFENLSMEEEETVAEFHAKLCDISNESYALGKTYSNAKLVRKVLGVLPRKFMSKVTSIEEMRNVEELDLDELIGSLQNYELSLTRWKKGKKQKDSEKEKVDNSLAFVHKEEKKLISGASEGFTDETLALLTQNYAKFLKKNYKKNFPGGKENGLRRNFGGNNKQTQQFGDKKNRGIRCRECDGFGHIQAECANTLKKKKALAATWSDSDEEKSSTSSDKSDEEKQVVAFVAKSHQSMCSEEDENSSSTDEDSDGRQHAYEEMFAQWEYMAKQIKGLTSAKQQLESEKEELEDTVKKLTKQLDGKDSEIYKLTAELIRAKQSLEFIPPGTAAINHTLQLQKPYGDRTSIGYKMLYKKGENLGIKDPSSSKNKEDKTPDDSVHNTLCPGFPDSTNRISVSSGPTKLNFEGRKPILNGQIQQERFVPVCHFCNKRGHIRPRCYKLQAYLQAMIDRPNSFPQLNRFLGRLSSSEWRPKSDLNKSVSLVAHTSLSAFQEDQWYFDSGCSRHMTGNRNVLVNYKKGKEGAVTFGDGNKGRIFGKGDLVLNGVAPLTEVLYVKGLKANLISISQLCDMDFTVSFSKTHCFVVTNGCSVLTGNRTNDNCYALSNQVVCNRSFLDKPDLWHYRLGHLNFRDLKRIVKLQAVRGIP, from the exons ATGAGTCCATATTTATCTATGAAATGGGACAAGTCACTTGTAGAAAAGGCAGATCTCGATGTCACAAAACCATCAGAGCTAAAGTTTTCTCCAAGCTCTTTTTCG TGGTCGACTGTGTCTGTTGCAAAGGTCGGGGACAGACGTGGACTGAAGGGTGACGAATGG TTTGCTGGTGCTGCACAATCTCTAGGTGCAGGAGCCATTCTAGTGAACCCGTGGAACATCACTGAAGTTGCTAATGCTATTGGCCAAGCTTTGGATATGGAACCTGAGAAAAGAGAGAAGCGACATAATCACAACTGTTTGCATGTGACTACAAACACTGCACAAGAATGGGCGGAGACTTTTGTGAG GTGTTTTTCAAGAAACTCCATTGAAGATAGCTGGAGGTTTCTGTGCAAGCTCCTGGTTCAAGCCGTAGTTGCTGAAGGAGTTCAGCTGGGTCTTGAAGGTGTAGATCTGAAGGTTTTCAGATTTGAGAAAgt AATGGAGATGTTCAGAGAAGGAGGTTCTACATCTcgacccccaatgcttgaaggggcaaATTATCCTTACTGGAAGACCAAAATGCGTGCATTCTTGAAAGCTGTAGATGAACGAGTGTGGATGGTTGTTGAAGATGGATGGAAGTGTCCAACGATTGTTGAAAATGAGGTTGCTAAGCCTAAACAAATGAGTCTGTGGACTGCAGAAGAGATAGAAAGGGCCAATTTTAATTCAAAGGCTATGCATGCTCTCTTCAATGCTGTTTCTCCAAATCAGCTGAAAGTCATAGCAAATTGCGAAATTGCCAAAGAAGCTTGGGAGAAACTGAGAATAAAGAATGAAGGAACTGATGCTGTAAAGAAATCCAGACTAAGGGCTTTggcaaaatcatttgaaaatctgtctatggaagaagaagaaactgTAGCGGAGTTCCATGCCAAATTGTGTGATATCTCAAATGAATCATATGCACTTGGAAAGACTTATTCGAATGCAAAACTGGTTCGCAAGGTTCTTGGTGTTTTGCCTCGGAAGTTCATGTCAAAGGTTACATCTATTGAAGAAATGAGAAATGTCGAGGAACTTGATCTTGATGAGTTAATTGGGTCCTTGCAGAACTATGAACTGAGTCTCACACGATGGAAGAAAGGCAAAAAGCAGAAAgattctgaaaaagaaaaagttGATAATAGTCTTGCATTTGTGCATAAAGAGGAAAAGAAGTTGATCTCAGGTGCATCTGAGGGGTTCACTGATGAAACCTTAGCACTGCTGACCCAGAACTATGCTAAGTTCTTGAAGAAGAATTACAAGAAAAACTTTCCAGGAGGAAAAGAGAATGGTCTCCGAAGAAACTTTGGTGGAAACAATAAGCAAACTCAGCAATTTGGCGACAAGAAAAACAGGGGAATACGGTGTCGTGAATGTGACGGATTTGGACATATTCAAGCTGAGTGTGCCAACACTCTTAAGAAAAAGAAAGCCTTAGCAGCTACATGGAGTGATAGTGATGAAGAGAAGAGCTCCACCTCAAGTGACAAGTCTGATGAAGAGAAACAAGTGGTGGCTTTTGTGGCAAAGAGTCATCAATCAATGTGTTCAGAGGAAGACGAAAACTCAAGCTCAACAGATGAGGACAGCGATGGGAGACAGCATGCATATGAGGAAATGTTCGCTCAATGGGAGTATATGGCTAAACAAATCAAAGGTCTCACTAGTGCAAAACAACAACTTGAATCTGAGAAGGAGGAGTTGGAGGACACTGTTAAGAAGCTCACAAAACAGCTTGATGGGAAGGACAGTGAGATCTACAAACTGACTGCAGAATTAATAAGGGCTAAACAATCTCTTGAGTTTATCCCTCCAGGAACTGCTGCAATTAACCACACCCTGCAGTTACAAAAACCTTATGGAGATCGCACATCCATTGGTTACAAAATGCTTTACAAGAAAGGGGAGAATTTAGGAATTAAAGATCCCTCTTCGTCCAAGAACAAGGAAGACAAGACTCCTGATGACTCTGTGCACAATACTCTCTGTCCTGGTTTCCCAGATTCCACTAATCGGATCAGTGTCTCATCTGGACCCACCAAGTTGAATTTCGAAGGAAGGAAGCCTATCCTGAATGGTCAGATTCAACAAGAAAGGTTTGTTCCTGTTTgtcatttttgtaacaaaagaGGACATATTAGACCCAGATGCTACAAGTTGCAAGCATATTTGCAAGCTATGATCGATCGTCCGAATAGCTTTCCGCAATTGAATCGATTTCTAGGAAGGTTGTCATCTAGTGAGTGGAGACCCAAGTCTGATCTTAACAAGAGTGTTTCATTAGTTGCCCACACCTCTCTTTCAGCGTTTCAAGAGGACCAATGGTACTTCGACAGTGGATGTTCTCGCCATATGACCGGCAATAGAAATGTGTTGGTAAACTATAAAAAAGGAAAGGAGGGAGCTGTGACTTTTGGTGATGGGAACAAGGGTCGGATTTTTGGAAAAGGTGATCTGGTGCTAAACGGAGTCGCTCCATTGACTGAGGTGTTGTATGTCAAAGGGCTGAAGGCAAATCTTATCAGCATCAGCCAACTCTGTGACATGGACTTCACTGTAAGTTTCTCTAAAACTCACTGTTTTGTTGTCACTAATGGGTGCTCAGTTTTGACAGGCAATAGAACCAATGACAACTGCTATGCACTCAGCAATCAAGTCGTATGCAACAGATCTTTCCTTGATAAGCCAGACCTGTGGCACTATAGACTGGGGCATTTGAATTTTAGAGACTTGAAACGTATTGTGAAATTACAAGCTGTTCGCGGGATCCCATAG